In one window of Mercurialis annua linkage group LG4, ddMerAnnu1.2, whole genome shotgun sequence DNA:
- the LOC126677931 gene encoding F-box protein At4g35930 isoform X2, translating to MGKVSTKDRDSKIHKQKRRLRSSSSKYLKPGALAQLRYSKTSSATKSCTDLGKKRVALCTSKKGDVDDVVIENNNVIDKSPLMLSPVDLRKQGYLVRTPKTPRNEEYDSESRLESLPMDLLVKILCHLHHDQLRAVFHVSQRIRGAVVLARQFYFNYTTPDRSRQEMLRVMTPCPVERWPFMSKGDGKGGLMPSPHTPKAPRHGPRPPSRIKVAEMKQIAAVLFQDSAFPPRYIVPSALPKPLCKSLASNRALFYEEELCQAVAQNKLR from the exons ATGGGAAAAGTGTCCACGAAAGATAGGGACTCGAAAATTCATAAGCAGAAAAGGCGGTTACGTAGCTCTAGTAGTAAGTATTTGAAACCAGGAGCACTTGCCCAGCTTAGGTATAGTAAGACTTCTTCTGCTACAAAGTCGTGTACTGATCTTGGGAAGAAAAGAGTTGCCTTGTGTACATCTAAGAAGGGTGATGTAGATGATGTTGTGATTGAAAACAATAATGTTATCGATAAGAGTCCTTTGATGTTATCACCGGTTGATTTGCGTAAACAGGGTTATTTGGTAAGGACACCAAAGACACCGAGGAACGAAGAATATGACTCGGAGTCTAGACTTGAATCTCTTCCCATGGATTTACTG gtcaaaatactttgtcacctACATCATGACCAACTCAGGGCAGTTTTCCATGTATCACAGAGGATAAGAGGAGCG GTTGTGCTTGCTAGgcaattttatttcaattacaCAACACCGGATCGCTCCCGACAGGAGATGTTAAGAGTGATGACACCATGTCCTGTAGAACGTTGGCCTTTCATGAG CAAGGGGGATGGAAAGGGTGGTTTGATGCCAAGCCCACATACTCCAAAAGCGCCAAGGCATGGTCCCCGGCCACCCTCTCGGATCAAAGTTGCTGAGATGAAGCAAATTGCTGCTGTTCTCTTCCAAGACTCAGCATTTCCTCCGAGATACATTGTACCTTCTGCTTTGCCTAAGCCCTTGTGCAAATCCTTGGCCTCTAATCGTGCTTTATTCTACGAGGAGGAGCTGTGCCAAGCAGTTGCCCAAAATAAGCTTCGCTGA
- the LOC126677931 gene encoding F-box protein At4g35930 isoform X1, with product MGKVSTKDRDSKIHKQKRRLRSSSSKYLKPGALAQLRYSKTSSATKSCTDLGKKRVALCTSKKGDVDDVVIENNNVIDKSPLMLSPVDLRKQGYLVRTPKTPRNEEYDSESRLESLPMDLLVKILCHLHHDQLRAVFHVSQRIRGAQVVLARQFYFNYTTPDRSRQEMLRVMTPCPVERWPFMSKGDGKGGLMPSPHTPKAPRHGPRPPSRIKVAEMKQIAAVLFQDSAFPPRYIVPSALPKPLCKSLASNRALFYEEELCQAVAQNKLR from the exons ATGGGAAAAGTGTCCACGAAAGATAGGGACTCGAAAATTCATAAGCAGAAAAGGCGGTTACGTAGCTCTAGTAGTAAGTATTTGAAACCAGGAGCACTTGCCCAGCTTAGGTATAGTAAGACTTCTTCTGCTACAAAGTCGTGTACTGATCTTGGGAAGAAAAGAGTTGCCTTGTGTACATCTAAGAAGGGTGATGTAGATGATGTTGTGATTGAAAACAATAATGTTATCGATAAGAGTCCTTTGATGTTATCACCGGTTGATTTGCGTAAACAGGGTTATTTGGTAAGGACACCAAAGACACCGAGGAACGAAGAATATGACTCGGAGTCTAGACTTGAATCTCTTCCCATGGATTTACTG gtcaaaatactttgtcacctACATCATGACCAACTCAGGGCAGTTTTCCATGTATCACAGAGGATAAGAGGAGCG CAGGTTGTGCTTGCTAGgcaattttatttcaattacaCAACACCGGATCGCTCCCGACAGGAGATGTTAAGAGTGATGACACCATGTCCTGTAGAACGTTGGCCTTTCATGAG CAAGGGGGATGGAAAGGGTGGTTTGATGCCAAGCCCACATACTCCAAAAGCGCCAAGGCATGGTCCCCGGCCACCCTCTCGGATCAAAGTTGCTGAGATGAAGCAAATTGCTGCTGTTCTCTTCCAAGACTCAGCATTTCCTCCGAGATACATTGTACCTTCTGCTTTGCCTAAGCCCTTGTGCAAATCCTTGGCCTCTAATCGTGCTTTATTCTACGAGGAGGAGCTGTGCCAAGCAGTTGCCCAAAATAAGCTTCGCTGA